From one Methanolobus chelungpuianus genomic stretch:
- a CDS encoding ubiquitin-like domain-containing protein yields the protein MSRPRFSKEYRTYGEWLKAIPRDTRYAKEIIRKHKLDPSATLSTLRKMRVSDVSPALKAYAMLSPEEADMRARALLALSNLRKGKNFTLAAKEQGISVKDALRHLGNAVFKKSGKWVATKTDSIERNRWIFSNGKRISVVVNSSRDGSLISRYLNVVRIALNKTDKTLLEPFKDVRIKGVDGKEYPLETDLDKLYELKEQIEDSESLPVYDNRI from the coding sequence ATGAGCAGGCCAAGATTCTCTAAGGAGTATAGGACCTACGGTGAATGGCTCAAAGCTATTCCAAGAGATACCAGGTATGCAAAAGAGATCATCAGGAAACACAAGCTTGATCCTTCAGCTACACTTAGCACTCTCCGTAAAATGAGGGTATCGGATGTATCTCCAGCTCTGAAAGCGTATGCTATGCTTTCTCCTGAAGAGGCCGACATGAGAGCTAGAGCTCTTCTGGCATTAAGCAATCTAAGGAAAGGAAAGAACTTCACTTTAGCTGCAAAGGAGCAAGGAATCAGTGTAAAGGATGCTCTCAGACACCTTGGTAATGCTGTTTTTAAAAAGAGTGGCAAGTGGGTTGCCACAAAAACAGACAGCATTGAAAGGAATAGATGGATTTTCTCGAATGGTAAAAGAATCAGTGTTGTAGTCAATAGCTCAAGGGATGGATCTCTTATCAGCAGATATCTGAATGTTGTCAGGATTGCTCTGAATAAAACAGATAAAACTCTACTTGAACCTTTCAAAGATGTCAGGATAAAGGGAGTAGATGGTAAAGAATATCCACTTGAGACTGATCTTGACAAGTTATACGAGCTTAAGGAACAGATAGAGGATTCTGAATCATTGCCAGTATACGACAACAGAATCTGA
- the cas1 gene encoding CRISPR-associated endonuclease Cas1, whose product MRFLLLNGNGIDIRVNNAKLHVRDGRFSTTEIPEEYVYSPKRMDIDSIIIYGQNGNLTLDAIRWLIKHNVQISILNWDGKLLTTMLPPESTNVKTKFAQYHAFEDEQARVKIAKNFIEAKFDKTLVVLDYLKQRYPEIEYDLAEDFEKLEKAKTIKEIMGVEGGVAYKYWNEFSKAIPDKYDFESRIDSSRRATGAGDVVNAMLNYGYALLEAEGLRAINAVGLDPHVGFLHEMTTSKNSLAYDLQEPFRFLVDLAVLSLIEQDRMEKKDFIRTESYSLRLRPTGAKKLTEEINLWFNKRVNHQGNMTMWSYVMFLKTRELAQYLVGKRQETDFVEPQYETKRQDTSDIRQKILSISYSDWKKLGFSKGTLHYMKQNAKADTPFTLNAHNKERLDKWEKLVANS is encoded by the coding sequence ATGAGATTTTTACTGTTGAATGGGAATGGCATCGATATTCGTGTAAATAACGCTAAACTACATGTCAGGGATGGAAGATTCTCGACAACTGAAATTCCCGAAGAATATGTTTACTCTCCAAAGAGAATGGACATTGATAGCATTATCATCTATGGTCAGAACGGAAATCTCACGCTTGATGCTATAAGATGGCTGATAAAACATAATGTTCAGATTTCAATACTCAACTGGGACGGTAAATTATTGACTACAATGCTTCCACCTGAGAGCACTAATGTCAAGACAAAGTTTGCTCAATATCATGCTTTTGAGGATGAGCAAGCAAGAGTCAAAATCGCAAAGAACTTCATTGAAGCTAAGTTTGATAAAACTCTTGTAGTACTTGATTACCTAAAACAACGCTATCCTGAAATCGAGTATGATTTAGCAGAGGACTTTGAGAAACTAGAGAAAGCCAAGACCATCAAGGAAATAATGGGTGTTGAGGGCGGTGTTGCCTACAAATACTGGAACGAGTTCTCAAAAGCCATTCCTGATAAATACGATTTTGAATCGAGGATTGATTCGAGCCGGAGAGCCACAGGCGCAGGGGACGTGGTAAACGCTATGCTTAACTATGGCTATGCTTTGCTAGAGGCAGAGGGCCTAAGGGCCATTAACGCTGTGGGCCTAGATCCTCATGTAGGTTTTCTGCATGAAATGACAACTAGCAAGAATAGTTTGGCTTACGACCTGCAAGAACCTTTCAGGTTCTTAGTAGATCTCGCTGTTTTGAGTCTCATAGAACAAGATCGTATGGAGAAGAAAGATTTCATTAGAACTGAAAGTTACTCCTTGCGCCTGAGACCCACTGGTGCAAAGAAACTAACTGAAGAAATCAACCTGTGGTTTAACAAGAGAGTTAATCATCAAGGCAATATGACAATGTGGAGTTATGTCATGTTCTTGAAAACTAGGGAATTGGCTCAGTATTTGGTTGGTAAGCGACAGGAGACAGATTTTGTAGAGCCACAATATGAGACAAAGAGACAGGATACAAGCGACATAAGACAGAAGATTCTCAGTATTTCTTATTCCGATTGGAAAAAGCTAGGTTTTTCAAAAGGAACATTGCATTATATGAAACAAAATGCAAAGGCAGATACTCCTTTTACTCTTAATGCTCATAATAAAGAACGTTTGGATAAGTGGGAGAAACTTGTTGCAAATAGCTAA
- a CDS encoding restriction endonuclease subunit S, which translates to MQQKSELLEGWIWTEVKNLGILINGDRGKNYPSNRHYVDSGIPFINAGNLFNGKVSTENLNFISDERYNLLNSGKLIEGDIIYCLRGTLGKCAVFSGMKNGAIASSLVILRLNEATINSYMYYFLTSPFGKKLIKTFDNGTAQPNLSAKSLSSYPVPLPPLPEQHRIVAAIEALFARLDATNERLDKVPEIMKAFRQAVLMAACDGRLTEDWRLHNSDIESAKTILEYITTDKSKLSKKKQTKDAICDVPYELPTNWCWTCIDLISESMKNGIYKPQEFYSDDGIACLRMYNIDNGAIVWKNIKRMNLSSEEIAEYLLEPGDILVNRVNSRELVGKAAPIPNGIEACIYESKNIRLRVFKQYILSEYIGYWFQVYAQGYFNLNAQQTVNMASINQQQLASMPLPFPPLAEQKEIIFRVSALFAFADSIESKVIAAKEKTDQLRQSILAKAFSGELVPTEAELARQEDRDYESAEMLLERIKVEGASIKKQKK; encoded by the coding sequence ATGCAACAGAAGAGTGAACTGCTGGAAGGGTGGATTTGGACAGAAGTAAAGAATCTTGGAATTCTGATTAATGGCGATAGAGGCAAAAACTATCCATCAAACAGACATTATGTTGACTCAGGAATACCTTTCATTAATGCTGGAAACCTCTTTAATGGTAAAGTATCAACTGAAAATTTGAACTTCATAAGTGATGAAAGATATAATTTACTTAACAGTGGAAAACTCATTGAAGGGGACATCATTTATTGCTTGAGAGGAACACTAGGTAAATGTGCAGTGTTCTCGGGTATGAAAAATGGGGCGATTGCATCTTCATTAGTAATTCTCAGACTTAACGAAGCAACAATTAATTCCTACATGTACTATTTTTTAACTAGCCCTTTTGGGAAAAAGTTAATCAAGACTTTTGACAACGGTACTGCTCAACCTAATTTATCTGCAAAGAGTTTATCCAGTTATCCTGTACCTCTCCCTCCCCTCCCCGAACAACACCGCATAGTCGCAGCAATCGAGGCACTGTTCGCCCGTCTAGATGCGACAAACGAGAGGCTTGACAAAGTGCCGGAAATCATGAAGGCTTTCAGGCAGGCTGTTCTAATGGCTGCTTGTGATGGGAGGCTGACGGAAGATTGGAGATTACATAATTCCGACATTGAAAGCGCAAAAACGATCTTAGAATATATCACTACGGATAAAAGCAAACTTTCAAAGAAAAAGCAAACAAAAGATGCAATTTGTGATGTCCCTTACGAATTACCAACTAATTGGTGTTGGACTTGTATAGACTTAATATCTGAATCAATGAAAAATGGTATTTACAAGCCACAGGAATTTTACTCAGACGATGGAATTGCGTGTCTGAGAATGTATAATATTGATAATGGAGCAATAGTTTGGAAAAACATCAAAAGGATGAATTTATCTTCAGAAGAAATAGCTGAATATCTTCTTGAGCCAGGAGATATCCTTGTGAATCGAGTAAACAGCAGAGAATTAGTTGGTAAAGCTGCACCTATTCCGAATGGTATTGAAGCTTGCATCTACGAAAGTAAAAACATTCGGTTAAGAGTCTTTAAGCAATATATCTTAAGCGAATACATTGGTTATTGGTTTCAAGTTTATGCACAAGGGTATTTCAATTTGAATGCACAGCAAACAGTCAATATGGCTTCTATTAATCAACAACAGTTAGCTTCCATGCCTCTTCCTTTTCCACCTCTTGCTGAACAAAAGGAAATTATTTTTAGGGTAAGTGCACTCTTTGCTTTTGCCGATTCCATTGAATCAAAAGTTATAGCAGCAAAAGAAAAAACAGATCAACTCAGGCAATCTATTCTTGCAAAGGCTTTTTCAGGAGAACTTGTGCCTACTGAGGCAGAGCTTGCCAGACAGGAAGACAGGGATTATGAGTCTGCTGAAATGCTGTTGGAGAGGATTAAAGTTGAGGGAGCGAGCATTAAGAAACAGAAAAAATAA